One Henckelia pumila isolate YLH828 unplaced genomic scaffold, ASM3356847v2 CTG_485:::fragment_3, whole genome shotgun sequence genomic region harbors:
- the LOC140872915 gene encoding kinesin-like protein KIN-7E has product MGAIGAEDLMNWEKLQGMGNGSDEKILVLVRLRPLNEKEISRNEVADWECINSTTILYRNSLQERSGLPTAYSFDRVYRGDCTTREVYEEGTKDIAFSVVGGINSTIFAYGQTSSGKTYTMNGITEYTVADIYDYIHKHEERAFVLKFAAMEIYNEVVRDLLSTDNIPLRILDDPERGTVIEKLTEETLRDWNHLKELLSICEAQRQIGETSLNETSSRSHQMLRLTIESSAREFLGKGNSTTLAASVNFVDLAGSERASQALSVGQRLKEGCHINRSLLTLGTVIRKLSKGRHGHINYRDSKLTRILQPALGGNARTAIICTLTPARSHVEQSRNTLLFATCAKEVSTNAQVNVVMSDKALVKQLQKEVARLESELRTPGSTCDHAALLRKKDVQIEKLEKENRELKKERDLAHSRIEDLLRVVENIERSHKLVEIQSVDGEFECNGILDPLLSESGEDHSLSDDVSDSSKGIDESVTAIGEYSDDTCKEVGCIDMDESEQDESNGENRERSPNAWQPRYESIVAHETGGALSTRISDSESGHSFCFLEQKFQDLRKTIDSLVVPYPDSSSPGATSTSMTGSDCDRLKMTSSRSSRANVTTGSPDFEMPEQSESTPPTVLEKTFVGRPEGVFQRKHWKIRPVIYGANNEALSRNDSLSSDSGSFIDETNDKSTQEDEDIPTLGSFVAGLKEMAKLQYENQSMNQVEEIGNRAETNARDATFDPVQDWSMKFEKLQKLIIELWQACNVSLVHRTYFFLLIKDDFTDSIYMEVEHRRLSFLRETFSRGNSAVHDGRTLTLASSKKALRREREMLSRLMHKRYTEDERRRIYNEWGISVNSKQRRLQLVHLLWSDTENMDHVTKSAAIIAKLISFSQHGQAHKEMFGLSFTPPRMSRRSFSWKNSMVSLL; this is encoded by the exons ATGGGGGCGATTGGTGCAGAAGATTTAATGAATTGGGAGAAGCTGCAAGGCATGGGGAATGGAAGTGATGAGAAGATTCTGGTGTTGGTGAGGTTAAGGCCTTTGAATGAGAAGGAGATTTCACGAAACGAAGTTGCGGATTGGGAATGCATCAACTCGACCACCATTTTGTACCGGAACAGCCTCCAGGAGCGGTCTGGACTCCCTACAGCTTACTCATTTG ATAGAGTATATAGGGGTGATTGCACGACCAGGGAGGTGTATGAAGAAGGAACAAAAGATATTGCTTTTTCGGTGGTTGGTGGTATCAACT CTACGATTTTTGCGTATGGTCAGACAAGCAGCGGGAAGACGTACACAATGAATGGTATTACCGAGTATACAGTAGCTGATATTTATGATTATATACATAAG CATGAAGAAAGAGCATTTGTTCTAAAGTTTGCTGCAATGGAGATATATAACGAAGTTGTTAGGGATCTCCTAAGCACGGATAATATTCCATTAAGGATACTTGATGATCCAGAG AGGGGAACTGTTATAGAGAAACTCACAGAAGAAACTTTAAGGGATTGGAACCACCTAAAGGAGCTGCTATCCATCTGCGAAG CACAAAGACAGATTGGGGAGACCTCATTAAATGAAACAAGCTCTAGATCCCATCAGATGCTTAGACTG ACAATTGAAAGTTCTGCTCGTGAATTTTTAGGGAAAGGCAACTCAACAACCCTTGCTGCTAGTGTG AATTTTGTTGACCTGGCAGGCAGTGAGCGCGCATCTCAAGCACTATCAGTTGGGCAAAGGCTTAAAGAAGGCTGTCATATAAATCGTAGTTTACTGACCCTAGGGACTGTAATCCGAAAGCTTAG CAAAGGAAGGCATGGACACATCAATTACAGAGATTCAAAGCTTACACGGATTCTGCAGCCTGCCCTGGGAGGCAATGCGAGAACTGCTATCATTTGCACCTTGACCCCTGCCAGAAGCCATGTTGAGCAATCAAGAAATACCCTTTTATTTGCAACCTGCGCAAAGGAAGTATCAACTAACGCACAGGTCAATGTTGTGATGTCTGATAAGGCTTTGGTGAAACAACTTCAGAAAGAAGTAGCTAGGCTGGAGAGCGAGTTAAGAACTCCAGGATCAACTTGTGATCATGCAGCATTGTTAAGAAAGAAAGATGTGCAGATTGAAAAG CTGGAGAAAGAGAATAGAGAGCTGAAGAAGGAACGAGATCTTGCTCATTCTCGGATTGAGGATTTACTACGAGTTGTCGAAAACATTGAGCGTTCACATAAGCTCGTTGAAATTCAATCTGTTGATGGAGAGTTCGAATGTAATGGGATTTTAGATCCACTACTTTCAGAAAGCGGTGAGGATCATTCTTTATCTGATGACGTATCTGATTCAAGTAAAGGAATAGATGAATCTGTGACAGCGATTGGAGAATATTCTGATGACACGTGTAAGGAAGTCGGATGTATCGATATGGATGAATCCGAACAAGATGAGTCAAATGGTGAAAATAGAGAAAGATCACCAAATGCATGGCAGCCTAGGTACGAAAGCATCGTTGCACATGAGACCGGAGGAGCATTATCCACCAGAATTAGTGACTCAGAAAGTGGTCATTCTTTTTGTTTTCTTGAGCAGAAGTTTCAAGATTTGCGGAAGACCATTGATTCCTTGGTCGTGCCTTACCCCGATTCATCTTCTCCTGGGGCCACATCAACCAGTATGACTGGTTCTGACTGTGACAGATTAAAAATGACATCAAGCAGAAGTAGTAGAGCTAATGTAACGACTGGTTCACCGGACTTTGAGATGCCTGAACAAAGTGAAAGCACACCACCAACAGTGTTGGAGAAAACCTTCGTCGGAAGACCAGAAGGTGTCTTCCAAAGAAAGCACTGGAAAATTCGTCCTGTTATTTATGGTGCAAATAACGAGGCATTGTCCAGAAATGATTCTCTATCCTCAGACTCTGGTAGTTTCATAGATGAAACAAATGATAAGAGCACCCAAGAGGATGAGGACATTCCTACTCTTGGTTCGTTTGTTGCTGGACTCAAGGAGATGGCGAAGCTTCAGTATGAAAATCAATCCATGAATCAG GTTGAAGAGATAGGAAATAGAGCTGAAACGAATGCCAGGGATGCTACCTTCGACCCAGTGCAAGATTGGTCCATGAAATTTGAGAAGCTGCAGAAATTGATTATTGAACTATGGCAGGCTTGCAATGTGTCATTAGTCCATAGGACATACTTCTTCCTCCTCATTAAAGACGACTTCACAGATTCCATTTACATGGAGGTAGAGCATAGGAGACTATCCTTCCTTAGGGAGACTTTCTCTCGGGGTAATTCAGCGGTTCATGATGGTCGAACTCTGACACTAGCATCAAG CAAGAAAGCTCTTCGACGTGAAAGAGAGATGCTGAGCAGGCTTATGCATAAAAGGTACACAGAAGACGAAAGAAGAAGGATATACAATGAGTGGGGCATCAGTGTGAATTCAAAACAAAGGAGGTTGCAGCTGGTTCACCTCTTATGGAGTGACACCGAAAATATGGACCATGTCACCAAGAGTGCTGCCATCATTGCGAAGCTGATTAGCTTCTCGCAGCATGGGCAAGCCCACAAGGAGATGTTTGGGCTTAGCTTCACGCCTCCACGCATGAGCAGAAGATCGTTTAGCTGGAAAAACAGTATGGTGTCTCTTTTATAA